From a single Micromonospora pallida genomic region:
- a CDS encoding discoidin domain-containing protein → MLTRRALLALAGAASGALALPVPVFAPDVSLAADPVADEYRRLLLVHTRWVQQQWDPAIGAYRAADFRFAAVLGNAVLLTTDGYDAGLAGVDATVLRGQTLATITRFAATNRLAGGTEWGRRLFWDSTFELYFVLAARLLWAELDAATRSNVDAIARGQAAYAYGLGTGNDPLSGSWTPNGSAGGYRGDTKLEEMGVYAQAIAPGLAWAPAGDAEASRWQERFVFWAANASGLPAADRANPAVIDGRPVSAWNVAHNLHDTFVVENHESVNPHYQAELWRTAGRAAAHFLAAGRPLPQVLTRQPNGRELWATLRLLASDAGEPVMPMIADRYHLYGRDVLPLAFLAQVQGDRHAARAEADLAARLMPYLRYAPENRLTKFSGEEKYEPEARAELAIAYLFHRWRTTPVQPVTSAEFFTAAAGTRFFGTAVGLTAHQSTTGFAAAVTKPGQVRFLWQPGHDNWLIDTRAPAFLPAQTAPPMRQWTAAYTAARDGVDSTATVLQTAAGWAGYATLPTGTVVYTGPGPSSLTLFNLTMPGVPGLDGSRTFTGPAGTVTLPAGLGDGGTDTITFTARSARHVRFLGQAASGQYGYSLFAFEAFDATGTDRARGRTVTASSADPAYPATNAVDGNATTRWAVSRDERSRTDSWLAVDLGATVQLTGVTLTWEAAYATSYLVQTSTNGTTWTTAVAVPSTTTLGAWAGIDGRAGLVTHGATGPITASPTRITIPPATLIEGYSGAGTDLAAAAARRLPTGGPATLRVSDADGYLTLLNLSPTAVNGAVLTLPRGDRLYRGVSVARADGGLDLTASVPAGGGAVRPARFTVTGRAPTGARFSVADSHNVTVTAPAGAAIDVRLTAGSWSAQAQVPAGATRSFTKPVDGPVTPTTDLARGRTTFPTSPLPAGMGEPSHAVDGDPGTSWRPGPNGRMVVDLGTSRTVAAVSLAWTSGTRRAVRVETSTDGTTYSIFSGPLSARYIAVAVPGWTTGDAEIVELSVTAQPASPEPS, encoded by the coding sequence ATGCTCACTCGTAGAGCCCTGCTTGCTCTGGCCGGTGCTGCCAGCGGCGCCCTTGCCCTGCCCGTTCCCGTATTCGCCCCGGACGTGAGTCTGGCTGCGGACCCGGTCGCGGACGAGTATCGCCGCCTGCTGCTCGTGCACACCCGGTGGGTGCAGCAGCAGTGGGACCCGGCGATCGGCGCGTACCGGGCCGCGGATTTCCGGTTCGCTGCCGTCCTCGGCAACGCCGTGCTGCTCACCACCGACGGCTACGACGCCGGTCTGGCCGGTGTCGACGCGACCGTCCTGCGCGGGCAGACGCTCGCCACGATCACCCGGTTCGCCGCGACGAACCGGCTCGCCGGTGGCACCGAATGGGGCCGACGGCTGTTCTGGGACTCGACGTTCGAGTTGTACTTCGTGCTCGCCGCCCGGCTGCTGTGGGCGGAGCTAGACGCCGCCACCCGGTCGAACGTCGACGCGATCGCACGCGGGCAGGCCGCCTACGCGTACGGGCTGGGCACCGGCAACGACCCGCTCAGCGGCTCCTGGACCCCGAACGGCAGCGCCGGCGGGTACCGCGGCGACACCAAACTCGAGGAGATGGGCGTCTACGCGCAGGCCATCGCGCCCGGCCTGGCCTGGGCTCCGGCCGGTGACGCCGAGGCGAGCCGCTGGCAGGAGCGGTTCGTGTTCTGGGCGGCCAACGCCAGCGGGCTGCCCGCCGCCGACCGCGCCAACCCGGCCGTGATCGACGGCCGCCCGGTCAGCGCCTGGAACGTCGCGCACAACCTGCACGACACGTTCGTGGTGGAGAACCACGAGTCGGTGAACCCGCACTACCAGGCCGAACTGTGGCGCACCGCCGGGCGGGCCGCCGCGCACTTCCTCGCCGCCGGCCGGCCGTTGCCCCAGGTGCTGACCCGCCAGCCCAACGGGCGGGAACTGTGGGCAACCCTGCGGCTGCTGGCCAGCGACGCCGGTGAGCCGGTCATGCCGATGATCGCCGACCGCTACCACCTGTACGGCCGTGATGTGCTACCTCTGGCGTTCCTCGCCCAGGTTCAGGGCGACCGGCACGCCGCCCGCGCCGAGGCGGACCTGGCGGCGCGGCTGATGCCCTACCTGCGGTACGCGCCGGAGAACCGGCTCACGAAGTTCAGCGGCGAGGAGAAGTACGAGCCGGAGGCCCGCGCCGAGCTTGCCATCGCGTACCTGTTCCACCGCTGGCGGACAACGCCGGTACAGCCGGTGACCAGCGCCGAGTTCTTCACCGCCGCCGCCGGAACCCGGTTCTTCGGCACAGCCGTCGGTCTGACCGCGCACCAGAGCACCACCGGCTTCGCTGCCGCCGTCACCAAACCCGGTCAGGTCCGGTTCCTGTGGCAGCCCGGCCACGACAACTGGCTGATCGACACCCGGGCACCCGCCTTCCTGCCCGCACAGACCGCGCCGCCGATGCGGCAGTGGACGGCCGCCTACACCGCCGCCCGCGACGGCGTCGACTCCACCGCCACCGTGCTGCAGACCGCCGCCGGGTGGGCCGGATACGCCACCCTCCCGACCGGCACCGTCGTCTACACCGGCCCCGGCCCGTCGTCACTGACCCTGTTCAACCTGACCATGCCCGGCGTCCCCGGCCTCGACGGCTCCCGGACCTTCACCGGCCCGGCAGGCACCGTGACACTCCCTGCCGGGCTCGGTGACGGCGGCACCGACACGATCACCTTCACGGCCCGCAGCGCCAGACACGTCCGGTTCCTCGGCCAGGCCGCGTCCGGGCAGTACGGCTACTCCCTGTTCGCCTTCGAGGCGTTCGACGCCACCGGCACCGACCGGGCTCGCGGCCGTACCGTCACCGCGTCGTCGGCCGACCCGGCCTATCCGGCCACGAACGCCGTCGACGGCAACGCCACCACTCGCTGGGCGGTCTCCCGCGACGAGCGCAGCCGCACCGACAGCTGGCTCGCCGTCGACCTCGGCGCTACCGTCCAGCTCACCGGCGTCACTCTCACCTGGGAGGCCGCGTACGCCACCTCGTACCTCGTGCAGACCTCGACCAACGGCACCACCTGGACCACCGCTGTCGCCGTGCCCTCGACCACGACACTGGGCGCCTGGGCCGGCATCGACGGCCGCGCCGGCCTTGTCACGCACGGCGCCACCGGCCCGATCACTGCGTCACCGACGCGGATCACCATCCCGCCCGCCACCCTCATCGAGGGCTACAGCGGTGCCGGAACGGACCTGGCCGCCGCGGCGGCCAGGCGGCTACCCACCGGCGGGCCGGCCACCCTGCGCGTCAGCGACGCCGACGGGTACCTCACCCTGCTCAACCTCTCCCCCACTGCCGTCAACGGCGCGGTCCTGACCCTGCCGCGCGGCGACCGGCTCTACCGCGGGGTGTCCGTTGCCCGCGCCGACGGCGGCCTGGACCTGACCGCTTCGGTACCCGCCGGCGGTGGCGCCGTACGGCCCGCCCGGTTCACCGTGACCGGCCGCGCACCGACCGGCGCCCGATTCTCGGTCGCCGACTCGCACAACGTCACGGTCACCGCACCGGCAGGCGCCGCCATCGACGTTCGCCTGACCGCCGGGTCCTGGTCGGCGCAGGCGCAGGTACCCGCAGGCGCGACCCGGAGTTTCACCAAGCCGGTCGACGGGCCGGTCACCCCCACCACCGACCTGGCTCGCGGCCGCACCACCTTCCCCACCTCGCCGCTACCCGCAGGCATGGGCGAACCGTCGCACGCCGTCGACGGCGACCCTGGTACCTCCTGGCGCCCCGGCCCGAACGGGCGGATGGTCGTGGATCTGGGCACGTCACGCACCGTCGCGGCCGTGTCGCTGGCCTGGACCAGCGGCACCCGCCGTGCCGTGCGCGTCGAGACTTCGACCGACGGCACCACCTACAGCATCTTCAGCGGGCCGTTGTCCGCGCGGTACATCGCGGTGGCTGTGCCCGGCTGGACCACCGGCGACGCGGAGATCGTCGAGTTGTCCGTCACCGCGCAGCCCGCGTCCCCCGAGCCTTCATGA
- a CDS encoding discoidin domain-containing protein — translation MRRILTAALGACVALGSVVLLGQSATAATLPITAATASSHDGNVPANAIDGNLSTRWSGAGDGVWIRFDLGSVTTVGAISLAWYDGNTRRATFDVQLSQDGAAWSTVLSRATSSGTTLSPEAYDFADGLARYVRVVGYGNSSSDSAKWTSITEATVSGPTAPPTTPPTQTLGVGGVATPAGAILVANQSSKYTINSGGTATAPKVYDCQGNTIRGGVLINVDHVVIQNCRVDAQQQYGIYSDNNTNVTIQNNDIKGVRGPGDLNAITFFGNGHKILYNTAINFVTGDPGDSHTDFIQTWVSSSHPTASDDVQIRGNKAVGPANPGRDNSIPSIHQWLMVEDYGRGGNSGGNTDGMRNWIVADNEIGDSWNQAIKLDGPDNVSITRNKFVGSSTRVMEVTSASTGVKFYSDNQVGSGYGSIGMSVTAGAGPA, via the coding sequence GTGAGGCGCATTCTGACGGCCGCGCTGGGAGCGTGCGTAGCGCTCGGCTCGGTGGTGCTGCTCGGCCAGTCGGCGACGGCGGCGACGCTGCCCATCACGGCGGCGACGGCCAGCTCCCACGACGGCAACGTGCCGGCCAACGCGATCGACGGCAACCTGTCCACCCGGTGGTCCGGAGCTGGTGACGGGGTCTGGATCCGCTTCGACCTCGGCTCGGTCACCACCGTCGGCGCGATATCGCTGGCCTGGTACGACGGGAACACTCGGCGGGCGACGTTCGACGTCCAGCTGTCCCAGGACGGCGCGGCGTGGTCGACCGTGCTGTCCCGGGCAACCAGCAGCGGCACCACGCTCAGCCCGGAGGCGTACGACTTCGCCGACGGGCTGGCCCGCTACGTGCGGGTTGTCGGGTACGGCAACTCCTCCTCCGACTCGGCCAAGTGGACGAGCATCACCGAGGCGACCGTGTCCGGTCCGACGGCCCCGCCGACGACCCCGCCCACGCAGACTCTTGGCGTCGGTGGTGTGGCGACTCCGGCCGGCGCGATTCTGGTCGCGAATCAAAGTTCCAAGTACACGATAAACTCTGGGGGCACCGCCACCGCGCCCAAGGTCTACGACTGCCAGGGCAACACCATCCGCGGCGGCGTACTGATCAACGTCGACCACGTGGTGATCCAGAACTGCCGGGTGGACGCCCAGCAGCAGTACGGCATCTACTCGGACAACAACACGAACGTCACCATCCAGAACAACGACATCAAGGGCGTCAGAGGCCCCGGCGACCTGAATGCCATCACATTCTTCGGTAACGGTCACAAGATTCTCTACAACACCGCCATCAACTTCGTGACCGGCGACCCGGGCGACAGCCACACCGACTTCATCCAGACGTGGGTGTCGAGCTCGCACCCCACTGCCAGTGACGACGTGCAGATCCGCGGCAACAAGGCCGTCGGTCCGGCGAACCCGGGCCGCGACAACAGCATCCCCAGCATCCACCAGTGGTTGATGGTCGAGGACTACGGCCGAGGTGGGAACTCCGGCGGCAACACCGACGGTATGAGGAACTGGATCGTCGCGGACAACGAGATCGGCGACAGTTGGAACCAGGCCATCAAGTTGGACGGGCCAGACAATGTTTCGATCACCCGTAACAAGTTCGTGGGTTCCTCGACCAGGGTCATGGAGGTCACCTCGGCCTCGACCGGTGTGAAGTTCTACAGCGACAACCAGGTCGGCTCGGGCTATGGGTCGATCGGCATGTCGGTCACCGCAGGCGCGGGACCGGCCTGA
- a CDS encoding tetratricopeptide repeat protein: MAGITWRDPAALPLRPLIDLTADPAVPPALVAETALFCAGRSDPCGWLPAHAPPAGLRRAMHRSGLLDAKDTLVAPPEVRERLETEGHAGLLWAARLMRALGRREDAAKLLWRLGEDAPSPVRAWRDLLLAEDGRQPLPPVPPEAAGLPVRLATALARAGHAATIGQPAGEALAAAESLAAGLAGDRLGVVARARILAVRLRCPGEPGPEADTVRAVVRDLGTDRDDFLARDAALALLRAAARAALNETGAGPAREFAGAALDLDPTGAATWLLAADAARAAGDQEAARTHYRVAARTGLAERTAAVAGLLDLATPTAAVESGGPAATADTGGPAATADTGELVGALADLLASDRREERDRLEVLVARRPALGGTVCADAVRWAVAVREPAAGARPLPLERYRPFLDLSPSEILDPVDSPPVAIHTPLMSYTAVLERREPWFREIHPQRATAAMFREEMQATAAVYGYASGGASADYRTWLAAPDGCPPEVRDRLANASDLPLLDRALLGRLLSAVGFHAEAEQILPGPDVQVRDPVGAYALASWIFAEQMLTTGHAAELEPHFRTLYDQLGDDVRYARTRVVTTINATVNAARRREPETIARWRKLGEEDLARYTALAEVSEFDAAIMTSRWFRAMGFLPFLTGDRDLLRADMDRWLGIARDLTGHDEHTRVIAADNYFPAVETAVRTHTYLGERDTALALVDELAERIDPIDPKTWLTAGELRYQAGDVSGALDAYLRAAHLQFPYGRISWFNAGQMHEQLGRADLAAECYRRSLAHWPTGVTPLRRLRDLHLRGRLPDDRGVLAAWAAGQPAWSRLPAFEG; this comes from the coding sequence ATGGCCGGCATCACCTGGCGGGATCCGGCGGCGTTGCCGCTGCGCCCGCTCATCGACCTGACCGCCGATCCCGCGGTCCCGCCGGCCCTGGTCGCCGAAACGGCACTGTTCTGTGCCGGCCGGTCCGACCCGTGCGGCTGGTTGCCCGCACATGCGCCGCCCGCCGGCCTGCGCCGCGCGATGCACCGCTCCGGCCTGCTCGACGCCAAGGACACACTCGTCGCGCCGCCCGAGGTGCGTGAGCGGCTCGAGACCGAGGGCCACGCCGGCCTCCTGTGGGCAGCCCGACTGATGCGCGCGCTGGGCCGCCGGGAAGACGCCGCGAAACTGCTGTGGCGCCTCGGTGAGGACGCACCGTCCCCGGTGCGCGCCTGGCGGGATCTCCTGCTCGCCGAGGACGGCCGGCAACCACTTCCCCCGGTGCCGCCCGAGGCGGCGGGCCTGCCGGTCCGCCTCGCCACCGCACTGGCCCGGGCCGGGCATGCCGCGACGATCGGGCAGCCGGCCGGGGAGGCGCTCGCCGCGGCGGAGTCCCTGGCCGCCGGCCTGGCTGGCGACCGGCTCGGCGTGGTCGCCCGGGCCCGGATCCTCGCCGTGCGGCTGCGCTGCCCGGGCGAGCCGGGGCCCGAGGCCGACACGGTCCGCGCCGTCGTCCGCGACCTGGGGACGGACCGGGACGACTTCCTTGCGCGCGACGCCGCGCTGGCGCTGCTGCGGGCCGCCGCCCGCGCCGCCCTGAACGAGACCGGCGCCGGGCCGGCGCGCGAGTTCGCCGGCGCCGCCCTCGACCTCGATCCGACCGGCGCGGCGACCTGGCTCCTCGCGGCGGACGCGGCCCGGGCGGCGGGCGACCAGGAGGCGGCCCGCACTCACTACCGGGTGGCCGCCCGGACCGGGCTGGCGGAGCGGACCGCAGCGGTGGCCGGACTGCTCGACCTGGCGACCCCCACTGCGGCCGTCGAGAGCGGCGGGCCCGCGGCGACAGCCGACACCGGCGGGCCGGCCGCGACAGCCGACACCGGCGAGCTGGTGGGGGCGCTGGCCGACCTGCTCGCCTCGGATCGCCGCGAGGAGCGGGACCGGTTGGAGGTTCTCGTGGCGCGGCGTCCGGCGTTGGGTGGCACGGTCTGCGCCGACGCGGTGCGTTGGGCGGTCGCAGTGCGAGAGCCGGCGGCCGGGGCGCGTCCGCTTCCGCTCGAGCGCTACCGGCCGTTCCTCGACCTGAGCCCGAGCGAGATCCTCGACCCGGTCGACTCTCCGCCGGTCGCGATCCACACGCCACTGATGTCCTACACCGCCGTGCTCGAGCGTCGCGAGCCGTGGTTCCGGGAGATCCACCCGCAGCGGGCGACGGCCGCCATGTTCCGCGAGGAGATGCAGGCGACGGCCGCGGTGTACGGGTATGCATCCGGTGGCGCCTCGGCCGACTACCGGACCTGGCTGGCGGCGCCCGACGGCTGCCCGCCCGAGGTGCGGGACCGGCTGGCCAACGCGTCGGACCTGCCGCTGCTGGACCGGGCGCTGCTGGGCCGGCTGCTGTCCGCCGTGGGTTTCCACGCCGAGGCCGAGCAGATCCTTCCCGGGCCAGACGTGCAGGTGCGCGACCCCGTGGGCGCGTACGCGCTGGCCAGCTGGATCTTCGCCGAGCAGATGCTCACCACGGGGCACGCGGCCGAGCTGGAGCCGCACTTCCGCACGCTGTACGACCAGCTCGGCGACGACGTCCGGTACGCCCGCACGAGGGTGGTCACCACCATCAACGCCACGGTCAACGCGGCCCGGCGCCGGGAGCCCGAAACCATTGCCCGCTGGCGCAAGCTCGGCGAGGAGGACCTGGCCCGGTACACCGCACTGGCCGAGGTGTCGGAGTTCGACGCCGCGATCATGACCAGCAGATGGTTCAGGGCCATGGGGTTCCTGCCGTTCCTCACCGGCGACCGCGACCTGCTGCGCGCGGACATGGACCGGTGGCTCGGCATCGCCCGGGATCTGACCGGGCACGACGAGCACACCCGGGTCATCGCCGCGGACAACTACTTCCCGGCCGTGGAGACCGCCGTCCGCACCCACACGTACCTCGGCGAACGCGACACCGCGCTGGCCCTGGTGGACGAGTTGGCGGAGCGGATCGACCCGATCGACCCGAAGACCTGGCTTACCGCGGGGGAGCTGCGATACCAGGCCGGCGACGTCAGCGGCGCGCTCGACGCGTACCTGCGGGCCGCGCACCTGCAGTTCCCGTACGGCCGCATCTCCTGGTTCAACGCCGGCCAGATGCATGAGCAACTGGGCCGGGCCGACCTGGCCGCCGAGTGCTACCGCCGCTCGCTCGCGCACTGGCCGACCGGCGTGACGCCGCTGCGCCGGCTGCGCGACCTGCACCTGCGCGGCCGGCTGCCCGATGACCGGGGAGTGCTGGCAGCCTGGGCCGCGGGCCAGCCGGCGTGGTCACGGCTGCCCGCGTTCGAGGGGTGA
- a CDS encoding condensation domain-containing protein → MGVPPYGAQRELLLLSDTDEAGLPRHNPMPRAWTLWHVRGEVNVPRLAAAMRAVAAGNDVWRARFAPGPELVCGAEQPFPVTTVDCADIPADRRLEAAGAALGVAVYAPIDLRHDPLAGACLVRLAPDDHALALVVDHGFADHATHTRFVRHAAAAYEHPERTPPPVPSFFAYVAETAADSRRSASREFWAEVMSREVPAVAFPGGRWKPWRDTTATAAWPLRLGGDTAGAIRRGRELTGATGSGLLLAALSFLLGLWTEADVPVLYARGGRWTRKSLEVPGALHEAVVSVPPDDIPSPSLAGWVRGLAAANAAAPPLIGQWLTDFGGVEALRERRRLVLNVVAAERTFTLGSATIGPAGRLLRGAVRPPAGRRGFPAHNALHLAVTWSAEQPELTVHHDPEVLPGAEPVGAALVRFFELLAERPDIEADRAADLLRATWLRAADVPTTAAPT, encoded by the coding sequence GTGGGGGTGCCGCCCTACGGAGCGCAGCGTGAACTGCTGCTACTGAGCGATACCGACGAGGCCGGCCTGCCCCGGCACAACCCGATGCCCCGGGCCTGGACGCTGTGGCACGTCCGCGGCGAGGTGAACGTGCCCCGCCTGGCCGCCGCCATGCGGGCCGTCGCCGCCGGCAACGACGTGTGGCGAGCCCGGTTCGCTCCGGGCCCCGAGCTGGTGTGCGGGGCCGAGCAGCCGTTCCCGGTGACCACGGTGGACTGTGCCGACATACCGGCGGACCGGCGGCTGGAGGCGGCCGGGGCGGCGCTCGGCGTCGCGGTGTACGCACCGATCGACCTGCGCCACGACCCGCTGGCCGGTGCCTGCCTGGTGCGGCTGGCGCCGGACGACCACGCGCTCGCCCTCGTGGTGGACCACGGCTTCGCCGATCACGCGACGCACACCCGGTTCGTGCGCCACGCGGCTGCGGCGTACGAGCATCCCGAGCGCACGCCGCCGCCGGTGCCCTCGTTCTTCGCGTACGTGGCCGAGACCGCTGCGGACTCGCGGCGGTCCGCCTCCCGGGAGTTCTGGGCGGAGGTGATGAGCCGGGAGGTCCCCGCCGTCGCCTTCCCCGGCGGGCGCTGGAAACCGTGGCGGGACACCACTGCGACCGCCGCCTGGCCGCTGCGGCTGGGTGGCGACACCGCGGGGGCCATCCGGCGTGGCCGGGAGCTCACCGGTGCGACCGGCTCCGGCCTGCTCCTGGCGGCCCTGTCGTTCCTGCTGGGACTCTGGACCGAGGCGGACGTCCCGGTGCTGTACGCGCGGGGCGGCCGGTGGACGCGAAAGAGCCTCGAGGTCCCCGGCGCGCTGCACGAGGCGGTCGTGAGCGTGCCGCCGGACGACATCCCGTCCCCCTCGCTCGCCGGCTGGGTCCGCGGCCTCGCCGCCGCCAACGCCGCCGCGCCGCCCCTGATCGGCCAGTGGCTGACCGACTTCGGTGGGGTCGAGGCCCTGCGCGAACGGCGCCGCCTCGTGCTCAACGTGGTGGCGGCGGAGCGCACCTTTACGCTCGGCTCCGCCACGATCGGCCCGGCGGGCCGGCTGCTGCGCGGCGCCGTGCGCCCGCCCGCCGGCCGGCGCGGGTTCCCCGCCCACAACGCGTTGCATCTGGCGGTCACGTGGTCGGCTGAGCAGCCCGAGCTGACCGTCCACCACGACCCCGAGGTGCTGCCGGGCGCCGAGCCGGTGGGTGCCGCTCTGGTCCGGTTCTTCGAACTGCTCGCGGAACGGCCCGACATCGAGGCGGACCGGGCCGCCGACCTGCTGCGCGCGACCTGGCTGCGGGCAGCCGACGTCCCGACCACGGCCGCGCCGACCTGA
- a CDS encoding MFS transporter produces the protein MAYRRSGLLRQHDFRSLWLGAVASQFGARMALVALPLVAAGPMHASAWQVGLVGTLGTVAFLVVGLPAGAVVDRVRQRRLLIGTDLGRAALIASLAVPAAPGGVALGQLYVVVLGVGVLTVFFDVAHQSYLPRVVRSEELVEGNARLSTTLAVAQVAGPALAGLAVELAGTGPAVLLIAAGFAGSAAYLARIRAADSRPATTGRSRLAGQIRDGVAYVLRHPVLRVLALAGGAYNMFALVLHTMVPVRLVSELGASPATASVYFSAGGTGGILGAVVAWRLAQRLGQYRSAWLCLLVTAPFALLTPLIDSAGRIWLAAGGYLLLWAGATASNVAQVSLRQQLCPPELLGRMNATMRFLLGGAMPLGALLGTVLGAAAGARVALWVGAVGLLLSCLPLLRLGVPADRQPA, from the coding sequence ATGGCGTACCGCCGCTCCGGGCTGCTCCGGCAGCACGACTTCCGGTCCCTGTGGCTCGGGGCGGTCGCGAGCCAGTTCGGCGCCCGGATGGCCCTGGTGGCGCTGCCGTTGGTGGCGGCCGGCCCGATGCACGCCTCCGCGTGGCAGGTGGGTCTGGTCGGCACGCTGGGCACGGTCGCGTTCCTGGTCGTCGGCCTGCCCGCCGGCGCGGTCGTCGACCGGGTGCGGCAGCGGCGGCTGCTCATCGGCACAGACCTGGGGCGGGCCGCGCTCATCGCGTCGCTGGCCGTGCCGGCGGCGCCGGGCGGCGTGGCGCTCGGCCAGTTGTACGTCGTCGTCCTCGGCGTCGGGGTGCTCACGGTGTTCTTCGACGTCGCGCACCAGAGCTACCTCCCGCGGGTGGTGCGGTCCGAGGAGTTGGTCGAGGGCAACGCCCGCCTGAGCACCACCCTCGCGGTGGCGCAGGTCGCGGGTCCCGCGCTGGCCGGGCTGGCCGTCGAGCTGGCCGGCACCGGACCCGCCGTCTTGCTGATCGCGGCGGGGTTCGCCGGGTCCGCCGCGTACCTGGCTCGGATCCGTGCGGCCGACTCGCGGCCCGCCACCACCGGCCGGTCCCGGCTCGCCGGGCAGATCCGGGACGGCGTGGCCTACGTGCTGCGCCACCCGGTGCTGCGCGTGCTGGCGCTGGCCGGCGGCGCGTACAACATGTTTGCCCTGGTGTTGCACACGATGGTGCCGGTGCGCCTGGTCAGCGAGCTGGGCGCGTCCCCGGCGACGGCCAGCGTGTACTTCAGCGCGGGCGGCACCGGCGGGATCCTCGGCGCGGTGGTGGCCTGGCGCCTGGCCCAGCGGCTCGGGCAGTATCGTTCGGCCTGGCTCTGCCTCCTCGTCACCGCGCCGTTCGCGCTGCTCACACCCCTGATCGACAGCGCCGGTCGGATCTGGCTGGCGGCTGGCGGCTACCTGCTGCTGTGGGCGGGTGCGACGGCCTCCAATGTGGCCCAGGTCAGTCTGCGCCAGCAGCTGTGCCCACCCGAACTGCTCGGCCGGATGAACGCCACCATGCGGTTCCTGCTCGGCGGGGCGATGCCGCTGGGCGCGCTGCTGGGCACCGTGCTGGGGGCCGCCGCCGGCGCCCGGGTGGCCCTGTGGGTGGGTGCGGTCGGCCTGCTCCTCTCCTGCCTGCCGCTGCTGCGCCTGGGCGTTCCGGCCGACCGGCAGCCCGCGTAG